The genomic interval CATCATTCTGCCTTGGATTGATGACATTGTCATGGGCATCTAAAGCTCACTGATGGTTTAAGCAACAGGCAAAGCTAGGTCTGCTGGTACACTCGCACAAAAGAGCTATAAATTGCTGATAAACATATTGCTGGCACATTGCATAGGAGCCTACAGCCACGGACCAGTCAATACTGTCCATGTTAACCCCTCTCCACCACTAAACTGCCTACAATGGGAATGTAGGGACTGGGCTATGGTGGCTTGGTGTGATAAATTATGGTTTGAATATAACCAGGTGTATAGCTGGGTGTGTATGAATCAtttacctggggaaaaaaaacagcagcatggGAAGAAGGTTGGCAGGCAGAGGCAGTGCGGGTGAAAAGATATGGAAAGATTTTAGCAGCTGATATCACCATTTTATCAGTGTGGTTGTATCGTTGATGGGTCTGAGCTATTTTTGCAGCATATGGGTGACCTACACAATAGGctggtggttttaatgttttggcagaTTAGAGTAGATGGCTAATTGTCCTAGTGATCTCTGATTAGCTTTGTCACTTCCAGCTCTACAGAACCTCAAGCTCTGACTACAAAGCTTCCATTGCTGGTCTTCCAAGATGTGTAAAGCACAAATTGTTTCCGATCATACAGTCTTCCTCACCCCTCAAAAAACTTGACTGCGCATACACAACTTAGTTTTGTGCTAGATATGAttaggaggaattattgcagaggggacctGCCTGTCTCGTTCTACAAtcatgacctgtctgatcatgggTTCTTtactgtagttccactttaactgtacAACTCATGAACTAACATTTCTGCTATATATCCCTACTTCAGATATATTGGAAGATCCCAAAGAAACAACAACTCAAAAGATCCATCTACTGGTACAACATATTAACAGCAGGTTTCCAATACCTATTGGGGAAACAAATCTTCCAAAAAACAGCTGAACTGTTTATGGGGGAGCTGAACCCATCCAAGGATCTATTAATTTGTCCATCCAGTACTAACATTTACTCAGCCCTGCCAGACAGTGGCCTTAATTATCAATACTGCCATTCAGCAATACAGCAGCAAACTGAACCTGTCTGTAATTGGACAGTAATGTTTTTTGTacgttttctattttttctttttgtcagcaTATGCTGACAGCAAATGTGTAAGCGGCAATGGCTAAGTGGCTCAGGATAAAGGTCCATTCTCTGCTAGCCGGAAATGTACTACCCTGAGGGGTGTTATCGAGACCAAAATCAAGCACCAAACACTGTCCAGGCGCTCACTGATGCCCTGATCCAGGTCCAGCTGAAGATCCCACCGGTCACTATCTGCCATCTTGTCAGAAGTATCAAAAGATGTTCCTAGGACTGTATACAGGCACATGGGGGCTATACACTGAGTCATATCATAAGCCATAATTAATAAATTCAGGAATCTTTGACTattttgtgatttaattttttattttgcgtGATTTTTTAATCCAGCCCTCGGAGAGTTAAggattttggtttccattgactgCTCCCATGTCATTTTGTTCTCAGAAGATGATACAATGTATATCAATAATTGATTTTCTACCCTATTATTTTGGTTATCAAAATCTAAAGCTTTTGAGCACTGTATGTTTTAGTGCAGAagatattaacataaaaaacgtTTAATGGGAATCTGTCATAAGGCAAATGACAATCAAAGATTTAGAGCCatcctaaaaagaaaagagacaaaCAAGGAGTAACTTTGGGCATAGAATGAGGTTTTTTACATCAGCTTTATTATATCTGATAAGATCTGTCATTGTACTAAAGCAAAGAAATGCAGGCACCCAATGGCCACTCATGTTATGCAATATCATGCAAAACACATCATCATCTTATATATCAACATCATGTATATAGCTTATCTGTGTGTTTTGATAAAATAATGCTTGGAATCCAAGACTTTCATAGAACATGTGTTCATTACAAAAGTACTTGTCTGCACTTAGTGGATTCTCTAATACAAATTCTACAGTGAACCTGACACAAATTGGCAAATTTTAtctaaacatatacaaaaatgcaTAAGCAAATGTTAGTCAGTAGAACCCTGCAAGCCAAATGATCATCACAGATGAGCAGCCAAAGTTATATGTAAATCGTGACTTTTACAGAAGTCAAGTTTGTCAAAGCCTTTTCCACACCTTTGTATTGGTTAATAAAAGTGAACAATCACATTAAAGGATAAATGCAAATGCTAACTTGGCAGAGCCACCACTTATACAGGAAAAGTTGCAATTTCCTTATAAATGTGTCAAGCAGTTTTCAcctaattaacttttatttattttttttttaagtcaaatgCTCAGTTTGGTTTACCAAGGTTTGTGTCAAGATTACTTTAAGGCTGACCATACAATGGTATCCCAACCTAATTGCTGGGCTTTGTATTTTTCTCATAAAGCTCAGTAATTTTTGTATGGGACATTCTCTGTGTATTGATGTTTCCATTATCACTAAAAATAGGAATTCTGATCTGGGAGCCTAAAGACATTGTACCAAACAGAAGCACTAAGAACCATTCAGACATTATAAGTAACATCTGGAATTCAGGCTTTTTGCGCTGATTAGTACCATCAAAAGAATAGGGTTTTACAGAGGTGGACAGGGTAGGTAATGATCACACAGATCCCAAAAAGTGCATGAAATGCACTTCTACAACAGATTCTACAACTGAAGAGACAAGCTTTGTGCATGCACAAATTTATTCCATTAGATTAGAATGGTAATGTGTTTTCTAAGGCACTGGATAACATTGTATCTACTGATTCTGAGTATTGCAAGCCCATCTGGAATATtgaaaatcagaaaaatgtatccaaataagAAAcccatttcctaaataaaatagtttgtcaATTCCTCTAAAGCTCTCCCAGCTGATACATGGATATGGAACTGCTTGGATCTGCCACCAGAACCACTTTAGCTCCCTGAAGTTCAGCTCCTAGAATCCAGTTCACTTTTTCACCATGGTCAATACAAAGTTTTGAGCTAACTCTTGGCACAGCCTCTGCCATTTGTCGCATCTTGGCCTTTCTAGAATGAGGTTTCTGTTTTTGTGGTTGTGTGGTTTCCTTGCTAAAGTCCCAGAGGCAAACTTTACCATCATTACCTCCTGATAGTAAAAATGTTTGCCCAGAATCTTGTCCAAAAAAACTGACTTGAGAGACACCTTGAGTGTGAGCTTTAAAACACTGTTCCTCCTCAAATCGAGTGCCAGATATCCGGAAAAATCTGATTTTGCCATCCTCAGACCCACAACAGAAAACATTTCCACAGGAAGAGACAGAAAGTGAATGAGCCAGAGGCGGATTGAAGAGCTGGCCTGGAGACTGGTGATTGTCCATATCTTCGTCGTCTTGAGCCAAGTGTTGCAGGTTTGTGATCCACAGTGGTCTTGTCTTCTGCATGTTCCAAAGCATCACCTAAACACGAAAACAGTAGTATGTAGAATGAGTGATCAAGAAcgcatgaagaaaaaaaaaaaaattatagtctGTACAACAAtttgaagtgaacctgtgcccaagTCATGCTAATTTATTTGCTTATTCTGATCAAGCAGTATCTGTCCATAGGCATTGaagaaattttaaagttttacaacaTTGACACTAAAACTCTTATTCAGATTTTATGCTGTGATCTTTATGTGATCATATTACAAGCAGGGAGGGGAGTGATGATGAGGTTTAAAGACCTTTTACTTCTTCTtagtaatatgtaaataaatattatccagAATCAGGGCAGAGGTGCACTTTAAATAAGGTAAAGATACCTGATACTTTGCAAAGCTATATTTACCTAACAACCTGCTGCTAAGACTTAGAAGTCTTTACTTTTAAAGTGGGATTAAACTCATCTCTCTTTTTCCTGGCACCATCAATATCCATCTGATTCTTTTCTATATTCTGGGTCTTTgacctcacctggaatatgcagtccagttttggacaccagttcacaaaatggacattgttgaattggagagagtgcagagaagggcaactaaactaataaaaagaatggaggagctcagctatgaggagagattagctgaactgaatctattctcccttgagaagagttgtataaggggggataatgatcaccctgtataaatatatagatggtccatatagagaactctcttccccattattcactttaagatcattacaaagaacaagagggcactctgcgtcttaAGGAAAAGAAGtataagctccggataaggaagggattcttcactgtaaggtctgagaaaatgtggaatcggctccctcaggaagtagtttcagcaactagattgctttaggaaaaagctggatgtttttctagaagcacagaatatacctgggtattaaggctttaaagtaaaaataacagtgactgttgatccagggaacatccggttgcctcatggaatcaggaatgaattttttcccgaagcaaattgaaccagggttgttttgccttcctctggaccaactatgtcttataaggttttatatctgggatatgtttatttccctagtggttgaacttgatgtcttttttcaacctaactatgtaactatgaatgaCCAGGCCAAAATAACATAAACCCTGTGCATGCCCACAGAATTTCAATTATTCTGACATGGAGGTATGCAGAGAATGTACAATGAACTGAGCCCTAGTGCGTATCAGTAAAATGAACAAAAGTAAGTTGTAATTTAGATTTACAGGCCATATGAAAAAGTAAAGCAGAAAAcaaagcagattttaaaaaatattgcatttgtttttaacttattttaaatccaaatacattaaataaggcTTGTTAACTAGTCTCGTAAAACCCCCTAAGCACTAAGACTACTAGAGGAAGAGCTAGTAATAGGAGTCAATCAAGCTGTAGTGCACATGTGATGACAGCTACATGCTAACAGACAGACACAGCAACCAATAACCTTGTCAGTGTGTTGCTACTATCCAATCAGGAAGCTGGGTTTGTTTATTTTACCCACTGTTTATAACAAATCTGACAAATAGTATTAGAAGATAAAACAATTGCTACATGTGCACTAAAATGGTGTGTTAAACTGTTTGGCAGGagtttaattgtaatttttgcaCACAGATAACTCATACATGGCTCACCTGCATATCAAGTCCACACGACACAAGACTCTGGGGCCGGTTAGGCCTAAAAGCAACTGATGAGCAGATATTGGTGTGTCTCTGAAGTGTCCGACAGACTTTCTTAGCCTGTAGATCCAAAATTTTCACTGTGCCGGAGTCATCAGCTGCAGCCAATAAACTGTCCAATTCATTGACAGAAATGCAGTTTATCTCTTCTTTGTTGACACTGAAGCTCTCCACAGGCTCTCGGAAATCCCTGGTGTCTAGGACACTCACAGTCTCCCCGTGAGAAGCATAGAGTTTTGTG from Pyxicephalus adspersus chromosome 4, UCB_Pads_2.0, whole genome shotgun sequence carries:
- the WDR53 gene encoding WD repeat-containing protein 53 isoform X1 codes for the protein MENKELSLCALVQTFINRTMTTKWDSGHSNAVISLAISKERTVASGAECGELTLWSEQGHPIEKLHFNGGDDVTGIIFSPTSSTKLYASHGETVSVLDTRDFREPVESFSVNKEEINCISVNELDSLLAAADDSGTVKILDLQAKKVCRTLQRHTNICSSVAFRPNRPQSLVSCGLDMQVMLWNMQKTRPLWITNLQHLAQDDEDMDNHQSPGQLFNPPLAHSLSVSSCGNVFCCGSEDGKIRFFRISGTRFEEEQCFKAHTQGVSQVSFFGQDSGQTFLLSGGNDGKVCLWDFSKETTQPQKQKPHSRKAKMRQMAEAVPRVSSKLCIDHGEKVNWILGAELQGAKVVLVADPSSSISMYQLGEL
- the WDR53 gene encoding WD repeat-containing protein 53 isoform X2; translated protein: MTTKWDSGHSNAVISLAISKERTVASGAECGELTLWSEQGHPIEKLHFNGGDDVTGIIFSPTSSTKLYASHGETVSVLDTRDFREPVESFSVNKEEINCISVNELDSLLAAADDSGTVKILDLQAKKVCRTLQRHTNICSSVAFRPNRPQSLVSCGLDMQVMLWNMQKTRPLWITNLQHLAQDDEDMDNHQSPGQLFNPPLAHSLSVSSCGNVFCCGSEDGKIRFFRISGTRFEEEQCFKAHTQGVSQVSFFGQDSGQTFLLSGGNDGKVCLWDFSKETTQPQKQKPHSRKAKMRQMAEAVPRVSSKLCIDHGEKVNWILGAELQGAKVVLVADPSSSISMYQLGEL